A window of Fibrobacter sp. UWB11 contains these coding sequences:
- the purD gene encoding phosphoribosylamine--glycine ligase, with the protein MNILVVGSGGREHAIALAVKKSPMCDTLVCAPGNPGMANLGKCVPVDVADPKAIADLAVAEKIDLAIIGPEIPLVAGVVDEFRARGLRAFGPTAAAAALEGSKAFSKDIMKKYNVPTAAFETFTDLASAKKFLAEHPAPIVVKASGLAAGKGAIVCMTDQEANDAVEEMLGDKAVFGESGKTVVIEEFMDGEEASIFVVCDGKDYVILSSAQDHKRVFDDDKGPNTGGMGAYSPAPVVTDALLDEVKAKIIEPTLKGMAAEGKPYTGVLYVGIMVTSKGPKVVEYNCRLGDPECQIVLPLYDGDVLALFDAAEKGKLAKLGAPKAPKGSSAIVVLASAGYPGSYEKGKVVTGIEEAEKNGAQVLHAGTKMVDGKLVTNGGRVFGVVGHGATLQEALNIAYAACEKVQFEGKFYRKDIGKKGLARLAKMGK; encoded by the coding sequence ATGAATATTCTCGTCGTTGGTAGCGGTGGTCGTGAACATGCCATCGCTCTTGCAGTCAAGAAGTCGCCGATGTGCGACACTCTCGTGTGCGCTCCGGGCAACCCGGGCATGGCAAACCTCGGCAAGTGCGTGCCGGTCGATGTGGCCGACCCCAAGGCCATTGCCGACCTCGCTGTAGCCGAAAAAATTGACCTCGCAATTATCGGCCCCGAAATCCCGCTCGTCGCTGGCGTGGTGGATGAATTCCGCGCTCGCGGTCTCCGCGCTTTCGGCCCGACTGCGGCTGCTGCCGCGCTCGAAGGCTCCAAGGCTTTCAGCAAGGATATCATGAAGAAGTACAACGTGCCGACGGCAGCCTTCGAGACCTTCACCGATCTCGCTTCTGCCAAGAAGTTCCTCGCCGAACACCCGGCTCCGATCGTGGTGAAGGCGTCGGGCCTCGCTGCGGGCAAGGGCGCTATCGTCTGCATGACCGACCAGGAAGCTAACGACGCCGTGGAAGAAATGCTCGGCGACAAGGCCGTCTTCGGCGAATCCGGCAAGACGGTCGTGATCGAAGAATTCATGGATGGCGAAGAAGCTTCCATCTTCGTGGTTTGCGACGGCAAGGACTACGTGATTCTCTCCTCTGCCCAGGACCACAAGCGCGTCTTTGACGACGACAAGGGCCCGAACACTGGCGGAATGGGCGCTTACAGCCCGGCTCCGGTTGTTACCGACGCTCTCCTCGACGAAGTCAAGGCAAAGATTATTGAACCGACCCTCAAGGGTATGGCCGCCGAAGGCAAGCCCTACACGGGCGTGCTCTACGTGGGCATCATGGTTACGAGCAAGGGCCCGAAGGTCGTGGAATACAACTGCCGCCTCGGTGACCCCGAATGCCAGATTGTGCTCCCGCTCTATGATGGCGACGTGCTCGCCTTGTTCGACGCTGCTGAAAAGGGCAAACTTGCCAAGCTCGGTGCCCCGAAGGCTCCGAAGGGTAGCTCCGCTATCGTCGTGCTCGCCAGCGCCGGTTATCCGGGCTCCTACGAAAAGGGCAAGGTCGTCACGGGTATCGAAGAAGCCGAAAAGAACGGCGCCCAGGTGCTTCATGCCGGTACCAAGATGGTCGACGGTAAGCTGGTGACCAACGGTGGTCGCGTGTTCGGTGTTGTCGGTCACGGTGCAACGCTCCAGGAAGCCTTGAACATCGCTTACGCCGCTTGCGAAAAGGTTCAGTTCGAAGGCAAGTTCTACCGCAAGGACATCGGTAAGAAGGGACTCGCCCGTCTTGCGAAAATGGGCAAATAA
- a CDS encoding TonB family protein: MKFVLALLLSLTAVLYAQSSSSLFTGIGEYLAELIGDDVKSNEFCKANTTGLNLLILDGYFVVDRHVGGRIASIEVDASSTRIFTSDISREVPVWARVYGVSQAPSDSVIAILKEMRKKNADKIDRDEINVSFPYQDESIYKYKKFFGKLKAAGFSKIRLLAKEEEFSDKVYKNLLLKKYSKEQIESWESSKHSCNKQWLHITDSKLSYSAHKPLKWDGISDPDFSKKPAKRRKASHVKEIVDKNKPKLSSIRKKYRMQAPRLKEVKNSEHPDAEIQYDIVVKFTIAPDGKISEIEVVSSSTGNEKFDKAICDAISTWTFDEADDVTRVTLPLKFDKK; encoded by the coding sequence ATGAAGTTTGTTCTTGCATTGCTTTTATCGTTAACTGCCGTTTTATATGCGCAGTCCTCGAGTTCCCTGTTTACAGGAATTGGAGAATACTTAGCAGAATTAATTGGTGATGACGTGAAAAGCAATGAGTTCTGTAAAGCGAATACGACTGGCCTTAATCTTCTTATTCTTGATGGCTACTTTGTTGTTGACCGCCATGTTGGTGGTAGAATTGCTTCGATTGAAGTTGATGCTAGTTCCACCCGTATTTTTACAAGCGATATTTCTCGTGAAGTCCCTGTTTGGGCTAGAGTTTATGGCGTTTCTCAGGCGCCGTCGGACTCCGTAATCGCCATCCTTAAAGAAATGCGCAAGAAAAATGCTGATAAAATCGACCGCGATGAAATAAACGTCTCGTTCCCGTATCAGGATGAAAGTATTTACAAATACAAGAAGTTTTTTGGAAAACTTAAGGCCGCCGGATTCTCGAAGATAAGGTTGCTTGCTAAAGAGGAAGAATTTAGCGATAAGGTATATAAGAATCTTCTGCTCAAAAAATACAGCAAGGAACAGATTGAATCGTGGGAAAGTTCTAAGCATTCTTGCAATAAACAATGGTTGCACATCACGGACTCAAAGCTTTCATACTCTGCACATAAACCTTTAAAATGGGATGGAATAAGTGATCCTGACTTTTCAAAGAAGCCTGCTAAAAGAAGAAAAGCTTCGCATGTAAAAGAGATTGTCGATAAAAACAAACCAAAACTTTCAAGTATTCGTAAGAAATACCGAATGCAGGCGCCTCGTTTAAAAGAAGTAAAAAACAGTGAACATCCAGATGCAGAAATTCAATACGACATCGTAGTAAAATTTACTATTGCGCCCGATGGAAAAATTAGTGAAATTGAAGTAGTGTCATCATCAACAGGAAATGAAAAATTTGACAAAGCAATATGTGACGCAATTTCCACATGGACTTTTGATGAGGCAGATGATGTAACTCGCGTAACCTTGCCGTTAAAGTTCGATAAAAAGTAA
- the tsf gene encoding translation elongation factor Ts, translating to MQITASLVNELRQKTGVGMMQCKKALTETDGDMEKALELLRKQGAAVAAKRADKAAKEGRVYLIETADKAAAFELTCETEPVSNNDDFVALAALATKAVETQAIASVEDLKNAVVDGVKINDRLQDVLVKIQENIDFRKFAEIKKVPNSVFGVYSHMKGKIGVITELAFEGSADEAALKQAAKDIAMQAAAFAPVALNDAAVPAETIEKEKEIAKAQIEASGKQTKPEFMQRQIDGRVAKVLKEIVLEDQEFFMSEKNPKKLSVKDYLQEVVAKQLGLTSLKVVNFIRFERGN from the coding sequence ATGCAGATTACCGCTTCCCTCGTTAACGAACTCCGCCAGAAGACTGGCGTCGGCATGATGCAGTGCAAGAAGGCACTCACCGAAACTGACGGCGATATGGAAAAGGCTTTGGAACTCCTCCGCAAGCAGGGTGCTGCTGTTGCTGCAAAGCGCGCAGACAAGGCTGCTAAGGAAGGCCGCGTTTACCTTATCGAAACCGCAGACAAGGCTGCTGCTTTCGAACTCACCTGCGAAACCGAACCGGTTTCTAACAACGACGACTTCGTTGCTCTCGCTGCTTTGGCTACCAAGGCTGTCGAAACGCAGGCTATCGCTTCCGTTGAAGATCTCAAGAACGCTGTTGTTGACGGCGTCAAGATCAATGACCGCCTCCAGGACGTCCTCGTGAAGATTCAGGAAAACATTGACTTCCGCAAGTTCGCTGAAATCAAGAAGGTCCCGAACTCCGTGTTTGGCGTTTACAGCCACATGAAGGGCAAGATCGGTGTTATCACTGAACTCGCTTTCGAAGGCTCTGCTGACGAAGCTGCTCTCAAGCAGGCTGCTAAGGACATCGCTATGCAGGCCGCTGCTTTCGCTCCGGTTGCATTGAACGATGCTGCGGTTCCGGCTGAAACGATCGAAAAGGAAAAGGAAATTGCCAAGGCTCAGATCGAAGCTTCTGGCAAGCAGACCAAGCCTGAATTCATGCAGCGCCAGATTGATGGCCGCGTGGCTAAGGTCCTTAAGGAAATCGTTCTCGAAGACCAGGAATTCTTCATGTCTGAAAAGAACCCGAAGAAGCTCTCTGTCAAGGACTACCTCCAGGAAGTCGTTGCAAAGCAGCTCGGTCTTACCAGCTTGAAGGTCGTGAACTTCATCCGCTTCGAACGCGGTAACTAA
- the rpsB gene encoding 30S ribosomal protein S2 gives MANLPSVEDLLAAGSHFGHQTQRWNPKMKPYILAEKNGIYVLNLSKTRDLLEEAAKAAAKISESGKTVLFVGTKPTARQCVLDAAATCNQFSVTNRWLGGMLTNFQTVRKSIKKIDKIDAMEQDGTFQALSKKEVLDKNRERAKLLDVFGGIREMVNLPGLLVVTDLAHEKIAVAEARRLHIPIIGICDTNVDPTLVDYPIPANDDAVKSLKLIVDYIAANVKPRVAAEKKESKEEVKKFDNGEDK, from the coding sequence ATGGCTAATTTGCCTTCCGTCGAAGATCTGCTTGCTGCAGGCTCCCACTTTGGTCACCAGACTCAGCGCTGGAATCCGAAAATGAAACCGTACATCTTGGCAGAAAAGAACGGCATCTACGTTCTCAACCTCTCCAAGACTCGTGACCTCCTCGAAGAAGCTGCTAAGGCTGCTGCCAAGATTTCTGAATCTGGCAAGACCGTGCTCTTCGTTGGCACGAAGCCGACTGCACGTCAGTGCGTGCTCGACGCTGCTGCTACCTGCAACCAGTTCTCCGTCACCAACCGTTGGTTGGGCGGTATGCTCACGAACTTCCAGACTGTTCGCAAGTCCATCAAGAAGATCGACAAGATCGACGCTATGGAACAGGATGGTACTTTCCAGGCTCTCTCCAAGAAGGAAGTCCTCGACAAGAATCGTGAACGCGCCAAGCTCCTCGACGTGTTCGGTGGTATCCGTGAAATGGTGAACCTCCCGGGCCTTCTCGTCGTGACCGACCTCGCTCACGAAAAGATCGCTGTTGCAGAAGCTCGCCGTCTCCACATTCCTATCATCGGCATCTGCGACACGAACGTCGATCCGACCCTCGTGGACTACCCGATTCCGGCAAACGACGACGCCGTGAAGTCCCTCAAGCTCATTGTGGACTACATCGCTGCTAACGTCAAGCCGCGCGTCGCTGCTGAAAAGAAGGAATCCAAGGAAGAAGTGAAGAAGTTCGACAACGGCGAGGACAAGTAA
- a CDS encoding FISUMP domain-containing protein, which produces METLLLNYLYLVRKKMLRNTLMLVSLACVFVACGDDSSSSPVVESSSSEIAIIVSSSSVKSSSSERKSSVVELSSSAESSSSSSYVEKHLAWDYMNPAIFYGEFTDERDGHVYKYIVHSNFRIMAENLNFSDSVNYPNLRGQTWCYQDNLDSCSKYGRYYTWSAALNINARYNTDYYRHEENRDFYLRVQGICPKGWELFVNEGDWRNFIFKYINPNNLCAKKGWDENLCTDSLGFAALPNGFYKDGKFEKVGEEFRYWEPWGQSMETSNHAGQLGGLLLGDSWGWWGSSQTLKSVGGAVRCYQMIPKEERSSSSASGNENL; this is translated from the coding sequence ATGGAAACGTTGCTTTTGAATTATTTATACCTAGTAAGGAAAAAAATGTTGCGTAATACCTTGATGCTGGTGAGCTTAGCTTGCGTATTTGTTGCTTGTGGGGATGATTCCAGTTCCTCTCCTGTTGTTGAATCATCAAGTTCTGAAATTGCTATAATCGTATCGTCTTCGTCTGTAAAAAGTAGTTCATCTGAACGGAAGTCTTCTGTAGTGGAATTGTCATCTTCTGCTGAAAGCTCGAGTTCTTCGTCTTATGTCGAAAAGCATTTAGCGTGGGATTACATGAATCCGGCGATTTTTTACGGTGAATTCACTGATGAACGTGACGGACATGTTTACAAGTATATTGTACACAGCAATTTCCGTATTATGGCGGAAAATCTGAACTTTTCGGATTCGGTGAACTATCCGAATTTACGGGGCCAAACATGGTGTTATCAAGATAATTTGGACTCTTGTTCTAAATATGGAAGGTATTACACATGGTCAGCCGCTTTGAATATCAATGCTAGATACAATACAGATTATTATCGCCATGAAGAAAATAGAGATTTTTATTTGAGAGTTCAGGGAATTTGTCCAAAAGGATGGGAACTTTTTGTAAATGAGGGAGACTGGAGAAATTTTATATTCAAGTATATAAATCCAAATAATTTGTGTGCAAAAAAAGGATGGGATGAAAATTTATGTACCGATTCGTTAGGGTTTGCCGCTTTGCCGAATGGTTTTTATAAGGATGGCAAATTTGAGAAAGTTGGTGAAGAGTTTCGTTATTGGGAGCCTTGGGGGCAAAGTATGGAAACTTCAAATCACGCTGGGCAACTTGGTGGTCTTTTGCTTGGAGACTCTTGGGGGTGGTGGGGTTCAAGTCAAACTTTGAAATCTGTTGGGGGCGCGGTCCGTTGCTACCAGATGATTCCCAAAGAAGAGAGGAGTAGTTCCTCCGCTTCTGGAAACGAAAACCTTTGA
- a CDS encoding alpha/beta fold hydrolase, whose amino-acid sequence MIEYTVQTVKTDNFEMDYLKFGTGARPLVLLPGMSLKSTMGIASMVADSYKIFADDFTVYMFDRKKNFGESYLMEEMATDTAEAMSAIGIERACMIGISQGGMIAQLIAEQFPQKVERLVLGCSASRLNDMSRAVMTEWKRLADAGDIEALCSNFIDKVFSAETIRKYKKSLMRMNTNATEQDMKRFCVLARACLAFEAYEGLLKLKCPTFILGAELDQVLGVIASREIAEVLKQNGTPVELYVYENYGHAAYDEAPDYRSRILEFLKR is encoded by the coding sequence ATGATTGAATATACAGTACAGACCGTAAAGACCGACAATTTTGAAATGGATTACCTCAAGTTTGGCACGGGCGCGCGCCCGCTCGTCTTGCTTCCGGGTATGAGCCTTAAAAGCACTATGGGCATCGCCTCGATGGTGGCTGATTCATATAAAATATTTGCAGATGATTTTACGGTCTACATGTTCGACCGCAAGAAAAATTTTGGCGAATCGTACTTGATGGAAGAAATGGCAACGGATACCGCAGAAGCAATGTCGGCTATCGGTATTGAACGCGCATGCATGATCGGTATTTCGCAAGGTGGCATGATTGCACAGCTTATTGCAGAACAGTTCCCGCAAAAAGTCGAGCGCTTGGTACTTGGCTGTAGCGCTTCCCGCTTGAACGACATGTCCCGTGCGGTGATGACGGAATGGAAACGCCTTGCCGATGCAGGCGATATCGAAGCCCTCTGCTCGAATTTTATAGATAAAGTTTTTTCTGCTGAAACAATCCGCAAGTACAAAAAGAGTCTGATGCGCATGAACACGAATGCAACGGAACAGGACATGAAGCGCTTCTGCGTGCTGGCTCGTGCATGCCTCGCGTTCGAAGCATACGAAGGCCTTTTGAAACTCAAGTGCCCGACTTTCATTTTGGGAGCTGAACTTGACCAAGTTTTGGGCGTAATCGCTTCCCGCGAAATTGCAGAAGTGCTAAAGCAAAATGGCACGCCGGTGGAACTGTACGTTTACGAGAACTATGGCCACGCCGCCTACGATGAAGCCCCGGATTACCGTTCAAGGATTTTGGAGTTTTTGAAGAGGTAA
- a CDS encoding DNA alkylation repair protein, with protein MSIINEIQKTLFEKQDLKFQAFHSKLIPTTDAKLIIGVRTPDLRAIAKEFANHPDVEKFLSTLPHKYYDENQVHAFILSLIKDYDDCVSHIDAFLPYVDNWATCDQMRPKVFAKAANRKRLLKDVERWMKAPVTDVYTVRFGIETLMSFFLDDDFDPKFLKWVAKIRSEEYYLNMMVAWFFATALAKQYEATLPYIEKRVLDDWTHNKTIQKAIESYRITDEQKAYLKTLKL; from the coding sequence ATGTCAATTATTAACGAAATTCAAAAAACTCTTTTTGAAAAACAAGATTTAAAGTTTCAGGCTTTCCATAGTAAGCTGATTCCGACGACGGATGCAAAGTTGATTATCGGCGTACGCACTCCTGACTTGCGCGCGATTGCCAAGGAATTTGCAAATCATCCGGATGTGGAAAAATTTTTGTCAACGCTTCCACATAAGTATTATGACGAAAATCAGGTGCACGCTTTTATTTTGTCTTTGATAAAAGATTACGATGATTGCGTTTCGCATATTGATGCCTTTTTGCCGTACGTGGATAATTGGGCAACTTGTGACCAAATGCGCCCCAAGGTGTTTGCGAAGGCCGCGAATCGTAAGCGCCTTTTGAAAGATGTTGAACGCTGGATGAAAGCTCCCGTGACGGACGTTTACACAGTCCGTTTTGGTATCGAAACGCTGATGTCGTTCTTTTTGGATGATGACTTTGATCCGAAATTTTTAAAGTGGGTCGCGAAAATCCGCAGCGAAGAATACTACCTGAACATGATGGTCGCGTGGTTCTTTGCAACTGCGCTTGCCAAGCAGTACGAAGCGACACTACCATATATTGAAAAACGTGTACTCGACGATTGGACTCACAACAAGACCATCCAAAAGGCAATCGAAAGTTATCGCATTACCGATGAGCAAAAGGCTTATCTTAAAACTTTAAAATTATAG
- a CDS encoding flavodoxin family protein, translated as MAEKKKILVMVASPKNERSGTLIPTKAFVEGLEQNGDYETEYIFIDKMHIKPCRGCLSCWGREDGSCFIKDDDVPMIREKLTNADIVIWSFPLFLFSIPGQMKVLMDRIVGMVHPYMGQKLKDGANAMNSHLHGLQFQKEGQKIILLSSCAWMDLDVVYEPIRKQFDIILGHEGYTLIACPQMRALDHRGGPRRLNMLRDKYRKGGAELATTGALSQEAIDLMQKPIFSDDAYETLVVEFVTHMFDRDDNF; from the coding sequence ATGGCTGAGAAAAAGAAAATACTCGTAATGGTCGCAAGTCCAAAAAATGAACGTAGTGGCACGCTTATCCCGACAAAGGCTTTTGTCGAAGGATTGGAACAGAACGGCGACTACGAGACCGAGTACATCTTTATCGACAAGATGCACATCAAGCCCTGCCGCGGCTGTCTTAGCTGCTGGGGACGCGAGGACGGATCTTGCTTTATCAAGGACGATGACGTTCCGATGATTCGCGAGAAACTCACGAATGCAGACATCGTTATCTGGAGTTTTCCGCTTTTCCTCTTCAGTATTCCCGGACAAATGAAAGTCTTGATGGACCGCATTGTGGGCATGGTTCATCCGTACATGGGTCAGAAGCTCAAAGACGGCGCCAACGCCATGAATTCGCACCTGCATGGGCTACAGTTCCAAAAAGAAGGGCAGAAAATTATTTTGCTTTCAAGCTGCGCCTGGATGGACTTGGACGTGGTTTACGAGCCTATCCGCAAGCAGTTCGACATCATTCTTGGCCATGAAGGCTACACGCTTATTGCATGCCCGCAGATGCGTGCGCTCGACCATCGTGGTGGTCCGCGCCGTTTGAACATGCTTCGCGACAAGTACCGTAAAGGCGGAGCTGAACTGGCTACAACCGGAGCACTTTCGCAGGAAGCTATCGACTTGATGCAAAAGCCGATTTTCAGCGATGACGCCTACGAAACGCTCGTTGTGGAATTCGTGACGCACATGTTCGATCGCGATGACAATTTTTAG
- the rpsI gene encoding 30S ribosomal protein S9, whose translation MATAKNKKIYRGTGRRKNAIAAVILKPGSGKRTINGRDFKEYFHSEVQNMIANLPFAILGNAEEWDVEVTARGGGIAGQMGAVRLGISRALVANDAEVKPALKKEGLMTRDARAVERKKFGRKKARKHFQFSKR comes from the coding sequence ATGGCTACAGCAAAGAATAAGAAGATCTACCGCGGCACTGGCCGTCGCAAGAACGCCATCGCCGCTGTGATTCTGAAGCCGGGTTCCGGCAAGCGCACTATCAATGGTCGTGATTTCAAGGAATACTTCCATTCTGAAGTGCAGAACATGATTGCAAACCTTCCGTTCGCCATCCTCGGCAACGCTGAAGAATGGGACGTCGAAGTTACCGCTCGTGGCGGTGGCATCGCTGGCCAGATGGGCGCAGTCCGTCTCGGCATCTCCCGTGCACTCGTTGCTAACGACGCAGAAGTGAAGCCGGCTCTCAAGAAGGAAGGCCTCATGACTCGTGACGCACGTGCCGTTGAACGTAAGAAGTTCGGCCGCAAGAAGGCTCGTAAGCACTTCCAGTTCAGCAAGCGCTAA
- the rplM gene encoding 50S ribosomal protein L13, protein MKTITVNPKTVSRKWKLVDAADKPMGRVASEVARLLMGKHKAIYSPNVDTGDFVVVINAEKVAVSGNKALQKQYFHHTGHIAGERWINFADLLAKHPTAPLEAAIWGMLPHSALGHKMIKKLKIFAGAEHPFAAQKPEVVEL, encoded by the coding sequence ATGAAGACCATTACGGTAAACCCGAAGACTGTCTCTCGCAAGTGGAAGCTTGTGGACGCAGCTGACAAGCCGATGGGACGCGTTGCAAGCGAAGTTGCTCGTCTCCTCATGGGCAAGCATAAGGCCATCTATTCCCCGAACGTCGATACTGGCGACTTCGTGGTTGTTATCAACGCTGAAAAGGTTGCTGTTTCCGGCAACAAGGCTCTCCAGAAGCAGTATTTCCACCACACCGGTCACATTGCTGGTGAACGCTGGATCAACTTTGCCGACCTCTTGGCAAAGCACCCGACTGCTCCGCTCGAAGCTGCCATTTGGGGCATGCTCCCGCACAGCGCTCTTGGCCACAAGATGATCAAGAAGCTCAAGATTTTTGCAGGTGCCGAACATCCGTTCGCTGCCCAGAAACCCGAAGTCGTAGAACTTTAA
- a CDS encoding hemolysin family protein produces MFEIALTVFCCLAASAFCSVTEASFYSVPPSTVELLERQKKFTARYLKHVKDNIDRYIASVLVVNTVANTVGASLATALAVKRLTPSQAMLLPVVLTILILLFGEITPKTLGVKQAKICAPLVAVPFYYITKVLSWTGIIWLCLTLTKHWTREDKEKKDVSIEDINSLVSLGLREDVIDRQQALVIKNILSLKSLPVRRVMTPRQVVFTLSADSTIGETLDERGNWPFSRVPLYDGKKDQWIGIVLRRDAYNLLAEGKRDVKLRQLMRPMQLVPDSLMTDKLLLRFLKQRGHMVGVVDEFGAIAGIASLEDVLEEILGREIVDEFDVAVNLQETARRKSKALASMRKEKSKQ; encoded by the coding sequence ATGTTTGAAATTGCTTTAACTGTTTTTTGTTGTCTTGCGGCTTCTGCGTTTTGCTCCGTGACTGAAGCTTCGTTTTATAGTGTCCCGCCTTCGACGGTGGAACTGTTGGAACGGCAAAAGAAATTTACGGCGCGTTACCTCAAGCATGTGAAGGATAATATCGACCGTTATATTGCATCGGTGCTCGTGGTGAATACGGTTGCAAATACTGTAGGTGCGTCCTTGGCGACAGCCCTTGCGGTAAAGCGATTGACTCCTTCGCAGGCGATGCTCCTTCCCGTGGTGCTCACGATTCTCATTTTGCTCTTTGGCGAAATCACTCCGAAAACGCTTGGTGTGAAACAGGCAAAAATCTGTGCGCCACTTGTGGCTGTGCCGTTCTATTACATTACAAAAGTGCTGAGCTGGACTGGAATTATTTGGCTTTGCCTTACGCTTACCAAGCATTGGACTCGCGAAGATAAAGAAAAGAAGGATGTGAGTATCGAAGACATCAATAGCCTTGTGAGTCTTGGTTTGCGAGAAGATGTGATTGACCGCCAGCAGGCACTTGTCATCAAGAATATTCTTTCGCTCAAGTCGCTCCCTGTGCGTCGTGTGATGACACCCCGTCAAGTAGTCTTTACGCTTTCTGCAGATAGCACGATTGGCGAGACGTTGGATGAACGTGGAAACTGGCCGTTTTCCAGAGTTCCGCTTTACGATGGAAAAAAGGATCAATGGATTGGAATTGTGCTCCGTCGAGACGCGTACAACCTTCTTGCGGAAGGCAAGCGCGATGTGAAACTTCGTCAGCTTATGCGTCCAATGCAACTTGTGCCCGATAGCCTTATGACCGACAAACTGTTGCTACGATTCCTCAAACAGCGTGGGCACATGGTCGGTGTTGTTGATGAATTTGGTGCGATTGCGGGCATTGCAAGTCTCGAAGACGTGCTCGAAGAAATTCTCGGTCGCGAAATTGTCGATGAATTCGATGTCGCCGTGAACCTGCAAGAAACCGCCCGCCGCAAGTCAAAAGCGCTCGCCTCCATGCGCAAGGAGAAGAGTAAACAGTAA